The Hymenobacter oligotrophus genome has a window encoding:
- a CDS encoding polyprenyl synthetase family protein, producing MRYTLDDIQAPIAAEMQEFETKFRQSMQTRVMLLDKIMGYIIKRKGKQLRPMFVFLTAHTVSADPTAPLPEASFRGAALIELLHTATLVHDDVVDDSNYRRGFFSINALWKNKIAVLVGDYLLSRGMALALENDDFDLLKIVNNAVRELSEGELLQIEKARRLDITEDVYFDIIRQKTASLIASCTAVGASSAGADKATVERARLFGEKVGMAFQIKDDLFDYGTAEIGKPVGIDIKEKKMTLPLIHALREASWLQKRRIIYNVQNNDGRSDRVQSVIEFVKKSGGLDYAIECMTRFRDEALEILNTFPESPARTSLAQLIDYTIEREK from the coding sequence ATGAGATATACGCTGGACGATATACAGGCCCCGATAGCGGCCGAAATGCAGGAATTTGAAACCAAATTCCGCCAGTCCATGCAAACGCGGGTGATGCTGCTTGATAAAATCATGGGCTACATCATCAAGCGCAAAGGCAAGCAGCTGCGGCCCATGTTCGTGTTCCTGACGGCCCACACCGTTAGCGCCGACCCCACCGCGCCGCTGCCCGAAGCTTCCTTTCGCGGGGCGGCCCTAATCGAGCTGCTGCACACGGCCACGCTGGTGCACGACGACGTGGTAGATGATTCGAACTACCGCCGCGGCTTCTTCTCCATCAACGCCCTCTGGAAGAACAAGATTGCCGTGCTCGTGGGCGACTACCTGCTCTCGCGCGGCATGGCCCTGGCCCTGGAGAACGACGATTTTGACTTGCTCAAGATCGTGAACAATGCCGTGCGCGAGCTGAGCGAAGGCGAACTGCTGCAGATCGAAAAAGCGCGCCGCCTCGACATCACCGAGGACGTGTACTTCGATATCATCCGGCAGAAAACGGCTTCGCTGATTGCCTCCTGCACGGCCGTGGGCGCTTCGTCGGCCGGCGCCGACAAAGCCACCGTGGAGCGTGCCCGCCTGTTCGGCGAAAAAGTGGGCATGGCGTTCCAGATCAAGGACGACTTGTTTGACTACGGCACCGCCGAAATCGGCAAGCCCGTGGGCATCGATATCAAGGAGAAGAAGATGACGCTGCCGCTTATTCACGCCCTGCGCGAGGCCTCGTGGCTGCAAAAGCGGCGCATCATTTACAACGTGCAAAACAACGACGGCCGCTCCGACCGTGTGCAGTCGGTTATCGAGTTCGTGAAGAAATCGGGCGGCCTGGATTACGCCATCGAGTGCATGACGCGCTTCCGCGACGAGGCCCTCGAAATCCTGAACACCTTTCCGGAGTCGCCGGCCCGTACCTCGTTGGCGCAGCTGATCGACTACACCATCGAGCGCGAAAAATAG
- a CDS encoding alpha/beta hydrolase family protein, with the protein MPAAATLTRLDFVLTPAHHARPFAADARFVPDGKPKPVVVFVHGFKGFKEWGHFNVLADYFAQRGFVFVKLDLSHNGVVIGGTGDLEDLDAFGRNNFSIELDDIGCLLDALHHPGAAPVPPTEMDLGRLYLAGHSRGGGLVMLKGAEDKRVKAVAAWAPITNVNPGWPEPMMQQWQQAGVIHVENARTKQQLPLYFQIVEDFHTNRLRLDIPHNVRRKLRQPLLVIHGDQDETLPVQKAHEVPRWKPDTELVILPGAGHMFGGAHPWDAEHLPEPAHEAAERTVAFFQRQAS; encoded by the coding sequence ATGCCTGCTGCCGCAACCCTCACCCGCCTCGATTTTGTACTGACGCCCGCGCATCACGCGCGGCCGTTTGCCGCCGATGCCCGCTTTGTGCCCGACGGTAAACCCAAGCCGGTGGTGGTGTTTGTGCATGGCTTCAAAGGCTTCAAAGAGTGGGGCCACTTCAACGTGCTGGCCGATTACTTTGCCCAACGCGGCTTTGTGTTCGTGAAGCTCGATTTATCGCACAACGGCGTGGTAATTGGCGGCACCGGCGACCTGGAAGACCTCGACGCCTTCGGCCGCAACAACTTCAGCATCGAGCTCGATGATATCGGCTGCCTGCTCGATGCCCTGCACCACCCCGGCGCTGCCCCCGTTCCGCCCACCGAAATGGACCTAGGGCGCTTGTACCTTGCGGGTCACAGCCGCGGCGGCGGGTTGGTAATGCTGAAAGGAGCTGAAGACAAACGCGTGAAGGCCGTGGCGGCGTGGGCGCCCATTACCAACGTAAACCCCGGCTGGCCCGAGCCCATGATGCAACAGTGGCAGCAAGCGGGCGTCATCCACGTCGAAAACGCGCGCACCAAGCAGCAATTGCCGCTGTATTTCCAGATTGTGGAAGATTTCCATACCAACCGCTTGCGCCTCGATATTCCGCACAACGTGCGCCGCAAGCTGCGCCAGCCGCTGCTCGTGATTCATGGCGACCAAGACGAGACCTTGCCCGTACAAAAAGCGCACGAGGTGCCCCGCTGGAAACCCGACACCGAGCTGGTAATATTGCCCGGCGCGGGGCATATGTTTGGCGGCGCGCACCCCTGGGATGCCGAACACCTCCCCGAGCCTGCCCACGAAGCCGCCGAACGCACCGTTGCCTTTTTTCAGCGCCAAGCCTCCTAG
- the folK gene encoding 2-amino-4-hydroxy-6-hydroxymethyldihydropteridine diphosphokinase codes for MNHKHNAYLLLGSNLGDRVATLHRALVALAAKAGKIVSVSGVYETAAWGNQGQPAFLNQAILLNTDLGPEQLLDACQQVEQAFGRERLEPWGPRTLDVDILFFDDVVLHTERLTIPHPRLPERMFVLAPLSDIATTYVHPELHKSVADLLADCPDKLPVEQWMGDM; via the coding sequence ATGAACCACAAGCACAACGCCTACCTCCTGCTCGGCTCGAACCTGGGCGACCGGGTTGCTACCCTGCACCGCGCCCTAGTGGCACTGGCCGCCAAAGCCGGCAAAATTGTGTCGGTATCGGGCGTGTACGAAACCGCCGCCTGGGGCAACCAAGGCCAGCCCGCTTTCCTGAACCAAGCCATCTTGCTGAACACCGACCTCGGGCCCGAGCAGTTGCTTGATGCCTGCCAGCAAGTGGAGCAGGCGTTTGGCCGCGAGCGGCTGGAGCCTTGGGGCCCGCGCACCCTCGATGTCGATATCCTTTTCTTCGACGATGTGGTGCTGCACACCGAGCGCCTTACCATCCCGCACCCGCGCCTGCCCGAACGCATGTTCGTGCTGGCCCCCTTGAGCGACATTGCCACCACCTACGTGCACCCCGAGCTGCACAAAAGCGTAGCCGATTTGCTTGCCGACTGCCCCGATAAATTGCCCGTGGAGCAGTGGATGGGCGATATGTAA